One region of Culex pipiens pallens isolate TS chromosome 2, TS_CPP_V2, whole genome shotgun sequence genomic DNA includes:
- the LOC120412763 gene encoding coiled-coil domain-containing protein 157-like, with translation MRKRKLLRSTHFKFEKAKFLCKMSSPKDLKLDPDLENTLKDAQNLVQNLISNKTDLKAAQLELKISKSQLESVKQQAETNNRGANSDWNRFSKSLNNIIKVIGDRKDISDYERTIQSLTEENESLKQQLASAQANHEEALEREKLVLKEQIDRETARLAKQISELLIDKELAASAASIRYDKLQSQLDLAKEQHEERRAELEAKYEQLLQTLTDQKGKLRDENAALKQREALLQDQLEQMQNRSTDFLLGRGQKVAPIGASSSQRYGEVVETVPVVSSRRSGMVNVEEGAVGASQRNSAAEVVEVSSSSGRSMTSRAQLLGGSPQHPGSGGHVTKPRKRRKLFNQTAEGC, from the exons ATGCGCAAAAGGAAGTTGCTTCGAAGCAcacatttcaaatttgaaaaagcaaaatttttgtGCAAGATGTCTTCTCCAAAAGATCTCAAACTTGATCCAGATTTGGAAAATACTCTGAAAGATGCCCAGAATCTTGTTCag AATCTTATCAGCAACAAAACGGACCTCAAAGCTGCTCAACTTGagctcaaaatttccaaatctcAGTTGGAATCGGTGAAGCAACAAGCTGAGACCAACAACCGGGGCGCCAACTCCGActggaatcgattctccaaaAGTTTGAACAACATCATAAAGGTCATCGGCGATCGTAAGGACATCTCCGATTACGAACGCACCATCCAGAGCCTGACCGAGGAGAATGAATCTCTGAAGCAACAGCTTGCTTCCGCCCAAGCTAACCACGAGGAAGCGCTGGAACGGGAGAAACTCGTTCTGAAGGAACAGATTGACCGTGAAACGGCTCGCTTGGCCAAGCAAATTAGCGAGCTTTTAATCGACAAAGAACTGGCCGCATCGGCCGCCTCAATTCGATACGATAAGCTGCAATCGCAACTGGACCTCGCCAAGGAACAACACGAGGAACGGCGCGCGGAGCTGGAGGCCAAATACGAGCAGCTGCTCCAAACTCTGACCGATCAGAAGGGTAAATTGCGGGATGAGAATGCTGCCCTTAAGCAGCGCGAAGCGCTTCTTCAGGATCAGCTGGAGCAGATGCAGAACCGATCGACGGATTTCCTGCTGGGACGAGGACAAAAGGTGGCCCCGATTGGGGCCTCCTCCAGCCAACGGTACGGCGAGGTGGTGGAAACGGTTCCGGTTGTGTCGAGCCGCAGATCGGGGATGGTCAACGTGGAGGAGGGTGCTGTTGGTGCCAGTCAACGGAATTCGGCGGCGGAAGTGGTCGAGGTCAGCTCGTCCAGTGGTCGGTCGATGACTAGCCGGGCCCAGCTGCTGGGGGGAAGTCCACAGCATCCTGGATCGGGTGGACACGTTACCAAGCCGCGGAAGAGGAGAAAGCTGTTTAATCAGACGGCGGAGGGGTGTTGA
- the LOC128092709 gene encoding microfibril-associated glycoprotein 4-like, which translates to MVSSNLIWYLVPVALLCNAVLSVENGTECGGDEPGIKYELVQQLKQIQFRFMEIFVHIKELGELVVNNQRSIDLNQQQTNQLFQFLGSQVAENVSQMVSYSKQILDLQTICANHDSIRKELLKTDPTLNSRSLQNAQKCTESSSLETDKASDAVKSCDDTGSTSSGLFNLTVASFGPVVVFCEILKTGGWIVIQRRFDGSVDFYRNWTDYRNGFGSVDKEHWLGLEVIHQMTKQGGYELMIELETYDGNYTYAQYSEFAIGGESEQYALQTLSGYSGTAGDQLSPPYGIKFSTFDRDNDNYGYNCAESWKGAWWYNACSYTNLNGQYMNNSYYTSIFWKGIKAGIQYTRMMIRQKVSYF; encoded by the exons atggtttcatcaaatttgatttggtACCTTGTACCAGTAGCATTACTGTGCAATGCCGTACTATCGGTGGAAAATGGCACGGAATGTGGTGGTGACGAACCCGGAATCAAATACGAACTGGTGCAGCAACTGAAACAGATACAATTcag ATTTATGGAGATCTTTGTGCACATCAAGGAACTTGGAGAGCTCGTGGTGAACAACCAACGATCAATCGATCTCAATCAGCAGCAAACCAACCAGCTGTTCCAGTTTCTAGGAAGCCAAGTTGCTGAAAATGTTTCGCAGATGGTGAGCTACTCCAA ACAAATCTTGGACCTCCAAACAATTTGCGCCAACCATGATTCTATCAGGAAGGAACTTCTCAAAACTGACCCAACCTTAAACAGTCGCTCCCTCCAAAACGCTCAGAAATGCACGGAAAGCTCTTCTTTAGAAACTGACAAGGCTTCAGACGCGGTTAAATCTTGTGACGATACCGGCTCCACCTCATCCGGGTTGTTCAACCTAACAGTTGCAAGCTTTGGTCCCGTGGTCGTATTCTGCGAAATTCTGAAAACCGGAGGCTGGATAGTGATCCAGCGTAGGTTCGATGGATCCGTTGATTTCTACCGCAACTGGACCGACTACCGGAATGGGTTCGGAAGCGTTGACAAAGAGCACTGGCTGGGCTTGGAAGTGATTCATCAAATGACGAAGCAAGGCGGCTACGAGCTGATGATTGAGCTGGAAACGTACGACGGCAATTACACGTATGCTCAGTATTCGGAGTTTGCGATTGGCGGGGAAAGTGAGCAGTACGCTCTGCAGACACTTTCCGGGTACAGTGGCACTGCTGGGGATCAACTGTCGCCACCTTATGGAATAAAGTTCAGCACATTTGATAGAGATAATGATAACTATGGTTATAATTGTGCTGAATCTTGGAAAGGAGCTTGGTGGTATAATGCCTGCTCATACAC AAATCTTAACGGGCAATACATGAACAACTCTTATTATACATCAATTTTCTGGAAAGGAATAAAAGCTGGAATTCAATACACCCGAATGATGATTAGACAAAAAGTAAGTTATTTTTAA